In a single window of the Antedon mediterranea chromosome 1, ecAntMedi1.1, whole genome shotgun sequence genome:
- the LOC140060264 gene encoding cytosolic endo-beta-N-acetylglucosaminidase-like: MAEMIDRLASEVEAKVNISPNVDFGPGYEPKTSEPIARPLSNMDEVLLWKPGEDEFNVANEVLAKRTESEVAKPKTLLCHDMMGGYVDDRFIQGVAKTDCYRFYHWQYIDIFIYFSHHFLTIPPAPWTNAAHKNGTLMLGTFITEWTDGFERCKQIFASEETCRKFADKMVALARYYKFDGWLVNVENHIEPEHMPQLLEFVQYLTSEMHKLDPMSKVIWYDSVIQTGKLKWQDMLNDNNRMFFDGCDGIFLNYNWNEQKLKDSVKNAGARPHDVYVGVDIFGRGCFGGGGWNTNKAMEVIRRVDLSAAIFAPGWVFEKHGAAKFIINENRFWSLIESYLHPHGVKQLPLCSNFCQGFGVHGFSSGKKMMNKNWCNLSAQQIQPSFSNKQFEDGAKQKMDRKITDGYSGGGCLSFDGSLDAGKTHTFKVLMTDTECTDAILISYSVKTSNQVKTELYLQTAGPEGQIILTDTEDASKADKQTVTDYGLHESEKRADMPAAVFAPLMGTSITALKEMSANIPNSNGWVTRYYLLTSNSLGGCPRITEIGLKCSSENEPTIYNVLLGQIMVIDAAQLKDSMTQVTDLTCQDITWSPPIISPNQFEGLVSICITVKWKYAGDASHYDIFVKGVTRSPNENIELSVYEPVFVGRSHSNQFRICHLLVPQKTEKHTLEVMVLPTNKAGFQAPLSSVSTVKVNYS; encoded by the exons atggCTGAGATGATCGATAGGTTGGCTTCAGAAGTAGAAGCTAAGGTAAACATTTCTCCGAACGTAGACTTTG gGCCTGGATATGAGCCAAAAACATCTGAACCAATTGCCCGACCTCTTAGTAACATGGATGAGGTGTTGCTATGGAAACCAGGTGAAGATGAATTCAATGTAGCGAATGAGGTACTAGCAAAGCGAACTGAATCAGAAGTAGCGAAACCAAAAACGTTGCTTTGTCATGATATGATGGGTGGATATGTGGATGATAG GTTTATTCAAGGAGTTGCAAAGACTGACTGCTACCGGTTCTACCATTGGCAATACATTGACATTTTCATCTACTTCAGCCATCATTTTCTAACCATACCACCCGCTCCTTGGACAAATGCAGCTCACAAGAATGGCACCCTCATGCTAG ggaCTTTTATTACAGAGTGGACAGATGGATTTGAGCGATGTAAGCAAATCTTTGCTAGTGAAGAAACTTGTAGAAAATTTGCAGATAAGATGGTTGCGCTCGCTAGATATTACAAATTTGATGGCTGGCTGGTTAATGTTGAGAATCATATAGAG CCAGAGCATATGCCACAACTATTAGAGTTTGTGCAATATTTGACCTCTGAGATGCATAAGCTTGACCCTATGTCAAAGGTTATCTGGTATGATAGTGTCATTCAAACAGGCAAGCTAAAATGGCAGGACATGCTCAATGATAATAACAG AATGTTTTTTGATGGATGTGATGGAATCTTTTTGAACTACAACTGGAATGAGCAGAAACTTAAGGATTCTGTTAAAAATGCTGGGGCTCGTCCGCATGATGTATATGTAGGAGTGGACATATTTGGGAGAGGCTGCTTCGGAGGTGGTGGCTGGAACACAAACAAGGCCATGGAAGTGATTCGAAGAGTTGATTTATCTGCTGCAATATTTGCTCCTGGATGGGTGTTTGAAAAGCATGGAGCAgctaaatttattataaatgaaaacag GTTTTGGTCATTGATAGAATCATATCTACACCCACATGGCGTAAAGCAACTTCCTCTATGTTCAAATTTCTGTCAGGGCTTTGGTGTACATGGTTTCAGCAGCGGAAAG AAAATGATGAATAAGAACTGGTGTAACCTAAGTGCCCAGCAGATCCAGCCATCGTTTAGCAACAAGCAGTTTGAAGATGGCGCAAAACAGAAGATGGACCGTAAGATAACTGATGGTTACAGTGGTGGAGGTTGCCTGTCATTTGATGGCAGTTTAGATGCTGGTAAAACACATACATTTAA AGTGTTGATGACAGATACTGAATGTACAGATGCCATTCTTATATCATACTCTGTAAAGACATCGAATCAAGTGAAAACTGAGTTGTATTTACAGACAGCTGGACCAGAGGGACAAATAATACTTACAGATACAGAAG ATGCGTCAAAAGCAGACAAGCAGACCGTCACAGACTACGGACTTCACGAATCTGAGAAACGTGCCGACATGCCAGCTGCCGTATTTGCTCCATTAATGGGCACAAGCATCACAGCATTGAAGGAAATGTCTGCTAATATCCCAAATAGTAATGGATGGGTGACCAG ATATTATTTGTTGACAAGTAATTCATTAGGTGGTTGTCCAAGAATCACTGAAATTGGTTTGAAATGCTCAAGTGAAAATGAACCTACAATTTACAATGTTCTTTTAGGACAGATTATG GTTATAGATGCTGCCCAGTTGAAGGACAGCATGACCCAGGTGACTGACTTGACCTGCCAGGACATCACCTGGTCTCCACCTATTATTTCACCAAATCAATTTGAAGGACTCGTGTCCATTTGCATCACAGTCAAATGGAAATATGCCGGTGATGCCTCGCATTATGACATATTTGTAAAAGGTGTAACGCGTAGTccaaatgaaaatattgaactttCTGTGTACGAACCAGTTTTCGTAGGAAGATCCCATTCTAATCAGTTCCGTATTTGTCATTTACTGGTCCCTCAAAAAACAGAGAAGCACACCCTAGAAGTAATGGTGTTGCCCACTAACAAGGCTGGTTTTCAAGCACCCTTGTCTAGTGTTTCAACAGTAAAGGTTAACTATTCTTAA
- the LOC140047544 gene encoding mpv17-like protein, with amino-acid sequence MATMLRFFTSGTKKAFAKYPMLSNSLTYCGLYAAAEVTQQLILKEQPPHTKNSTSMMEGRIDWRKVGHVALIGLVFNGPVGYTWYRLLDKWLPGTARRTIIKKMIIDQLCACPPFICAFYVGISILERKKDIYASLKEKFIPSYLVGFAFWPPAQAVNFIFIPSHLRIVYVASAGFVWANVLCFINKRSTEPRITEVNPVKDRQISGQPFVSNKR; translated from the exons ATGGCTACAATGCTACGTTTTTTCACATCAGGGACGAAAAAAGCATTTGCTAAGTATCCAATGTTATCAAATAGCCTTACATACTGTGGTTTATATGCTGCGGCAGAAGTTACTCAACAGTTAATTTTGAAGGAACAACCACCACACACGAAGAACAGTACCTCGATGATGGAAGGCCGCATAGATTGGAGGAAAGTTGGGCATGTAGCATTAATTGGTTTAGTTTTCAATGGACCAGTCGGTTATACGTGGTATAGATTATTAGATAAATGGTTACCAGGAACTGCGAGGAGGACTATAATTAAGAAAATGATCATTGATCAATTATGTGCCTGTCCACCTTTTATTTGTGCATTTTACGTTG GTATTAGTATATTGGAACGAAAAAAAGATATATATGCAAGTTTAAAGGAGAAATTTATACCATCATATCTAGTTGGATTTGCTTTTTGGCCACCAGCTCAA GCTGTAAACTTTATTTTCATTCCATCCCATTTGCGAATTGTTTACGTAGCTTCAGCAGGGTTTGTGTGGGCTAACGTCTTGTGTTTTATCAACAAAAGA TCAACAGAACCAAGAATTACTGAAGTGAACCCTGTGAAAGATAGACAGATATCAGGTCAACCCTTTGTGAGTAATAAACGATAG